One Halarcobacter ebronensis genomic window carries:
- a CDS encoding ATP-dependent zinc protease has product MRYTLILLNIFISIFFVACTTQKSLDEKMIKNTKSKSYVSKKSILGDKKVTVGYIEYVSLPAFNLTYKAKIDTGATTTSIHAFDIIEFEKDGKKWVKFKLDDTKGGLIEESLPVERVVHIKRHGVENQERYVVKMQLKLGKTTQIIDVSLTNRTKFKYPILIGKNYLHGHMIVDVSKKFLTSLDEK; this is encoded by the coding sequence ATGAGATACACTCTTATACTACTAAATATTTTCATATCTATTTTTTTTGTTGCTTGTACAACACAAAAGAGTTTAGATGAAAAGATGATAAAAAATACTAAGAGTAAATCTTATGTTTCTAAAAAGTCTATTTTAGGGGACAAAAAGGTGACTGTTGGATATATTGAATATGTTTCTCTTCCCGCTTTTAATCTAACCTATAAAGCAAAAATTGATACAGGTGCAACAACAACTTCAATTCATGCTTTTGATATTATTGAGTTTGAAAAAGATGGCAAAAAATGGGTTAAATTTAAACTTGATGATACAAAAGGTGGTTTAATAGAAGAATCTCTTCCTGTTGAAAGAGTTGTTCATATAAAAAGACATGGTGTAGAAAACCAAGAGAGATATGTGGTTAAAATGCAATTAAAACTTGGTAAGACAACCCAAATTATCGATGTTTCTTTGACTAATAGAACTAAATTCAAATATCCTATTTTGATAGGAAAAAACTATTTACATGGACATATGATTGTTGATGTATCAAAAAAATTTCTCACATCTTTAGATGAAAAATAG